A single window of Aspergillus oryzae RIB40 DNA, chromosome 8 DNA harbors:
- a CDS encoding uncharacterized protein (permease of the major facilitator superfamily), which translates to MVLTAAQDTSNSPEAAPAYDTAAEKALVWKQDLRIVPLSAFIYLLCYLDRSNIALLTPGNAKVLNKDTGNDLLSETNMSNYQYTIALMVFLVAYALFEVPSNYLLKKLRPSRWIAFLMFAWGGITMGLGGSRNFADVTGIRFLLGVIEAGLFPGLVYYLTFWYCVSERSIRVALILASATLAGAFGGAIAYGVGYLNRSHGLSAWRWLFIIEGAPSCASAILVWFLLPDYPETAGWLNAAELNLAKHRLRLEGSKSSAKTMSWSDAKTVLTDWRLYGHYAIYFGISTPFSSLSLFTPSITAGLGYENLEAQLMTVPPYAVAYVVTVAVSWSADHFNARGIHAAIFSCIGAVGFLASAVLPADAYQHRYGCLIVAASGAFSCIPPLLGWLSSNLHSTAGAGLAIALNISFGAPGQIVGVWIYKANEATRGYPTGHWTNAALLFFVSVSCVALHIYYVVLNRKLRRSGQPKAYVY; encoded by the exons ATGGTGTTGACTGCGGCCCAGGACACTTCGAATAGCCCAGAAGCGGCACCCGCTTATGACACCGCCGCTGAAAAGGCTCTGGTCTGGAAACAAGACCTACGCATCGTACCCTTATCAGCATTTATCTATTTACTGTGCTACCTTGATCGCTCAAATATTG CGTTATTGACTCCAGGAAATGCCAAGGTCTTGAACAAGGATACTGGAAATGATCTCCTCTCGGAAACAAATATGAGCAATTACCAGTACAC GATTGCATTAATGGTCTTTCTCGTCGCATATGCACTGTTTGAGGTGCCCTCAAACTATttgctgaagaagttgaggccTAGT AGGTGGATTGCGTTCCTCATGTTTGCCTGGGGCGGCATCACAATGGGTTTGGGTGGCTCTCGCAATTTTGCGGATGTTACGGGCATTCGCTTCCTGCTCGGAGTCATTGAGGCTGGGCTGTTCCCTGGACTCGTATATTACCTAACATTTTGGTATTGTGTTTCAGAACGCTCTATACGTGTGGCACTAATTCTCGCCTCTGCTACACTAGCCGGCGCGTTTGGTGGTGCTATTGCTTATGGAGTTGGATATTTGAACCGCTCCCATGGTCTGTCGGCCTGGCGCTGGCTATTCATAATTGAAGGAGCTCCATCGTGTGCGTCAGCAATCCTTGTCTGGTTTCTCTTACCAGACTATCCAGAAACAGCGGGATGGCTGAACGCTGCAGAGCTCAACTTGGCAAAACACAGACTCCGGTTGGAAGGCTCCAAGAGTAGCGCTAAAACGATGAGCTGGTCTGACGCTAAGACTGTGCTGACTGATTGGCGATTATACGGCCATTACGCG ATTTATTTTGGCATCTCAACTCCTTTCTCCAGTCTTTCACTCTTTACCCCATCTATTACTGCCGGGCTGGGATACGAGAATCTAGAAGCCCAACTGATGACTGTGCCACCTTATGCCGTTGCATATGTAGTAACGGTCGCAGTTTCATGGTCAGCCGACCACTTCAACGC ACGCGGAATCCACGCAGCGATATTCTCATGCATCGGTGCTGtgggcttcttggcctcTGCCGTCTTACCTGCAGATGCGTATCAG CATCGGTATGGCTGCTTGATTGTGGCGGCCAGCGGTGCGTTTTCGTGCATTCCACCACTTCTTGGCTGGTTATCTTCCAACCTTCATTCCACTGCTGGAGCCGGACTGGCGATAGCGCTCAACATCTCTTTTGGTGCTCCTGGTCAGATCGTCGGGGTGTGGATTTACAAGGCGAATGAGGCTACGAGGGGGTACCCCACGGGCCATTGGACGAATGCTGCTTTACTATTTTTTGTCAGTGTTTCGTGCGTTGCGCTGCACATATACTATGTGGTTTTGAATAGGAAGCTACGGCGGAGCGGGCAGCCTAAAGCTTATGTTTATTGA
- a CDS encoding uncharacterized protein (predicted protein), protein MHFFTILATLSGTAIAFPTWGRFVNGTANGEADIHKTTVGDNNIDKSRNSAAVSYDDHSPSMDLKDSNNEDNSKRPSLGSLLEKANVTVGPLTGDSPLVSGPLISLPSPLLWFMGGLGLFDMAAKHILSTVITQVPDAMFNSSMTRNISLRMAKDNVYARGTLGKINHSEGCSSFHA, encoded by the exons ATGCATTTCTTCACAATCCTTGCTACCCTCTCCGGGACGGCCATCGCCTTCCCAACATGGGGCCGCTTCGTTAATGGCACCGCAAACGGCGAAGCAGATATCCACAAGACCACAGTTGGCGACAATAACATCGACAAGTCACGTAACAGCGCCGCAGTATCCTACGATGACCACTCTCCCTCTATGGATCTCAAGGACAGCAACAATGAAGATAACAGCAAGAGGCCAAGCTTGGGTAGCCTTCTGGAGAAGGCGAATGTGACTGTTGGTCCTCTCACTGGCGACTCTCCGCTCGTGTCGGGTCCGCTAATTTCACTTCCGTCGCCGCTTCT GTGGTTTATGGGAGGCCTTGGGCTGTTTGATATGGCGGCGAAACATATACTATCTACGGTCATTACTCAGGTTCCGGACGCTATGTTTAATTCATCGATGACAAGGAATATATCCTTGCG CATGGCGAAGGACAACGTCTATGCAAGGGGCACGCTTGGCAAGATTAACCACAGCGAGggatgttcttcttttcatgCATGA
- a CDS encoding uncharacterized protein (predicted protein), which translates to MGFSSIIARLLLGTVAILSFVGAINEQDFAPDDIVIRDICILGGGSTGTYAAISLKDKAKSVVVVERHKILGGHTETLYLGNNQYIDYGVEGVFNDELSRKYLKRLAVDYKPLLPSAQTTEYVNFRTGKKVPPPSGIPSVVEAAKVYRAAIEKFSYLKDGLYNLPDPVPDELLQPFGDFVKKAGIEGSLQVVKIFAHGAGNILQAPLLRVLQLCGLPQVDSLLQGGYITPKNGMYEVYNRASEILGSDIFYETSVIETERSESGINIFVQSANGIRKLIKAKQLLVTFVPIIESLNGFDLVRPESSLFQKWNWVNYYVAVVKITGMPNATTLVNADPDNTPGNLPLPPFQLELQYPGVDGYLVSKIIGNSTFTAQQAKDLILSDLRRMGTEGTFPGGDPEIVVFGDHTPTTVSVSNIDVRDGFYRKLSALQGTKNTFYTGLAFCSDYSSLLWAYTETVIGEMVASSASTCSLCVQGYD; encoded by the coding sequence ATGGGCTTTTCATCTATTATTGCCCGGCTTCTACTTGGGACAGTGGCAATCTTATCCTTCGTGGGAGCTATTAACGAGCAGGATTTTGCACctgatgatatcgtcatcCGGGATATATGTATCCTTGGCGGTGGGTCCACAGGCACATATGCAGCAATCAGCTTGAAGGACAAAGCGAAAAGCGTGGTAGTCGTTGAGCGGCATAAGATCCTAGGAGGTCACACTGAAACGCTCTACCTTGGCAACAACCAGTACATCGACTACGGCGTAGAAGGAGTCTTCAACGACGAGCTAAGTCGAAAGTACCTTAAGCGTCTGGCAGTGGACTATAAACCTCTTCTGCCAAGCGCCCAGACCACTGAATATGTCAACTTCAGAACTGGGAAGAAAGTGCCTCCTCCGTCTGGGATCCCTTCTGTCGTTGAGGCTGCAAAAGTATACCGCGCGGCTATCGAAAAATTCAGCTATCTAAAGGATGGGCTTTATAACCTGCCTGACCCCGTTCCCGACGAGCTTCTGCAGCCTTTTGGCGACTTTGTGAAGAAAGCCGGTATTGAGGGCTCTCTCCAAGTCGTCAAAATATTTGCCCATGGTGCCGGAAACATCCTCCAAGCTCCACTACTTCGtgtcctccagctctgcgGTCTCCCGCAGGTTGACTCACTCCTTCAGGGTGGATACATTACGCCCAAGAATGGCATGTACGAAGTCTACAACAGGGCCTCAGAAATCCTCGGGTCCGATATCTTTTACGAGACTAGTGTGATCGAAACTGAACGATCAGAGTCTGGTATCAACATCTTCGTACAAAGTGCCAACGGCATCCGCAAACTTATCAAGGCTAAACAGCTTCTCGTCACTTTTGTCCCGATTATAGAATCCTTAAACGGATTCGACCTTGTCAGGCCCGAATCTTCCCTCTTCCAGAAATGGAACTGGGTCAACTACTACGTTGCCGTCGTAAAGATCACAGGAATGCCAAATGCCACGACGCTCGTCAACGCTGACCCCGACAATACCCCAGGCAATCTCCCACTGCCGCCATTCCAGTTGGAATTGCAATACCCCGGTGTCGACGGATACCTGGTTAGCAAAATCATTGGCAACAGCACTTTCACCGCGCAGCAAGCGAAGGATCTTATACTTTCTGACCTTCGTCGCATGGGAACAGAAGGGACTTTTCCAGGTGGTGATCCCGAGATTGTGGTGTTTGGTGACCATACGCCAACCACAGTGTCGGTTTCCAATATTGATGTTCGGGATGGTTTTTATAGAAAGCTGTCTGCGCTTCAAGGAACCAAGAATACGTTCTATACTGGGTTGGCCTTTTGTTCGGATTATTCGTCTTTGTTGTGGGCGTATACGGAGACTGTTATTGGGGAGATGGTGGCTTCGTCGGCAAGTACTTGTTCACTCTGTGTCCAAGGGTATGATTGA